The nucleotide window CACCCTCGAACCCGAGCTGGCCTTCGCGCTCGCCGGACGCAACGGGGTGACGCTGCCCTTCGCCGACACCGAGGAGCTGCGCACCGCCTACCTCTTCGACGGTCTCCAGACCTTCCTCGACCTCTACTACGCGCTGATGACCGTGCTGCGCACCGAGGAGGACTTCGAGGACCTCGCGAACGCCTACCTCACCCGCGCCGCCGCCCAGGGCGTCCGGCACGCGGAGATCTTCTTCGACCCGCAGGCGCACACCGCCCGCGGTGTCCCGATCGGCACCGTCGTCGAAGGACTCGGCCGGGCGCTGGACCGCAGCGAGGAGACGCACGGCATCTCCACCCAGCTGATCATGTGCTTCCTGCGCGATCAGTCGGCCGGATCGGCGCTGGAGACCCTGGAGGCCGCGAAGCCGTATCTGCACCGGATCAGCGCCGTCGGCCTCGACTCGGCAGAGGTCGGCCACCCGCCGTCGAAGTTCCGCGAGGTGTACGAGGCGGCCGGCGCCCTCGGACTGCGCAAGGTCGCCCACGCGGGCGAGGAGGGCCCGCCCGCGTACATCCACGAGGCCCTGGACGTCCTCGGCGTCGAGCGTATCGACCACGGACTGCGCTGCATGGAGGACCCGGACCTGGTGAAGCGGCTGGTCGCGGACCGCGTACCGCTCACGCTCTGCCCGCTGTCCAACGTACGGCTGCGTGCCATCGACATCCTGGAGGAGCACCCCCTGCGGGCCATGATGGACGCCGGACTGCTCTGCACGGTGAACTCCGACGACCCGGCCTACTTCGGCGGATATGTCGGAGACACCTTCCACGCCGTCCACGAGGCACTCGGCCTGGACAACGAACATCTGCGCACGCTGGCCCGCAACTCCTTCGAGGCGGCCTTCCTCGACCACGACGAGGAGCGCAGGGCGCGTTACCTCGCCGAGGTCGAGGCGTACGCGTTCGACTGACCGGCGCCGCCCGCCGGACCGGCCGTCCGGAACGCGTTCCTGCCCAGGCGCCTGCGGCGCAGCGCGGTAACGGCCAGTTCCGTGACGGCCTGTTCCGGTGCGCCCAGCTTGGGCACGGCCCCCTGGAGGGAGCCGGTGGTGGCGGCGAGCAGGGCGGCCGGAGCACCACCCCTGCGGCGGACCGAGCCGGGCACCAGCGGACGTCCACCGGTGTGCAGGGCGACCGCGGTGACGGGCGCCGCGACCAGGAGGGTGACGGACCCCAGGATCATTCCCATCACGGCGTAACCCGCGGCCTCGGACAGCACGCTGCCCAGCACGGGCCCGCAGGCCACCCCGACGGACGAGGCGGAGCCCGCCAGGACCGCCCAGCGGCCCCGTACGTCGAGCGAGGCGGCCAGGCCGATCAGATAGGACAGGACCACCGGGTAGAAGGCGTTCCACACGATCTCCCCGGTCGCGAACTCACCGAGGCTCCCGGCCGAGGAGCTGAGCACGATGCTCCCGGCGATGATCACCGTGCCGAGGCCGATCGGCACGGCCCGGCCGAGCCGTGCGCCGAGCAGTCCGGCGCCCATCACGCCGAGCAGACCCGCCCCGAGCGCGGCGGCGAACACCGCGCCGATGGTGACCTCGGAGAGTCCCACCTGCACGACACCGATCCGGCTGCTCACCCCCCACAGGGCGTTCTGCGCCATGGACCAGACGAGCATGCCGCCCGCCAGCACCAGACCGGAGCGGCGGTGCGGGAGCCGCCCGGACGCCGGGACGCCGGACTCCGCGGGTCCGGGAACACCGAGGCGCGAGGTCGCGGGCCAGACGAGCAGCGCGACGAGCGCGATCGCGGCGAACGGCAGCCGGTGGCCGCCGCCGAGGTGCGGGATCGTCAGGTAGAGAGCGCCCGCGGTCGCGGACACGCTGAGCAGCCCCAGCGACGAGGTCCGGTGCGGATCGCTCTGCGCGGCGATGCCCGAGGTGGCGACCGCGGTCGCCGTACCGGAGCCGAAACCGCCGATGACGACACCCAGGACGACCAGGGGCACGGAGGCGGCCGAGGCGGCGCAGCCGTATCCCACGAAGGCCAGCAGCAGCCCGGTACGCGCCGGTCTCCGCGCCCCGTACCTCTCGACGCGGCCGGCGAGCGCGAAGCCGGCGGAGGCCGAGCTCAGCAGGAGGGCACTGCCGACCAGACCGGCCTGGGCCGAACCGAGACCCAGACAGGTGCTGAGCCTGCCGACGATGGTGGGGAGCAGATAGGCGGCGAGGTAACCGGCGGTGAACACGGCGACCAAGGGCCACGCGGCGCGCGGGCGCGGGGACATGGGCTTTCCTGAAGACATGCCTGAGCAGGCAGAAGAAGGCAGGGGAGGGTAAGGCGAGGGAAAAAAAGGGGGGAAGTCGGGGCACTCATCAGTAATTGTCACCAACGGTGCTCGCGGGCCCATTTGTATCAAGCGCGCAGCTCGACCGAAAGTCGCTAAGATGTGATCTGGATCACATATAAGTTTATGGTGGTGAGGTCCGGGTAGCAGTGCATGTTTGTGCAGTTCAGGCCGCTTCGTGCGGCGTGCGCTCGCCGGCTGGGAAGGCGGATCAGGCAGACTGGCCGGATCTCGCACGGTTCACATCTCGCACGACCGGGAGCGCACGGTGAGCACAGGCAGTTCAGGCATCGACCCGCTCGTGGGAGTGCGGGTCCCGGACGACCCGGCATGCGACGTGTTCCTGACGGGCACGGTCTTCCTCGACATCGTCTTCACCGGCCTGGACAGCGCACCCGTGCGCGGTACGGAGTCCTGGGCCCGCGGTATGGGGTCGAGCCCCGGCGGCGTCGCCAACATGGCCACCGCGCTCGCCCGGCTCGGCCTGCGCACCTCGATGGCCGCGGCGTTCGGCGACGACCACTACGGGGAGTACTGCCGGGACGCGCTCGAACAGGGCGAGGGCATCGACCTGTCGATGTCGTACACCGTGCCGGGCTGGCACTCGCCCGTCACCGTCTCCATGGCGTACGAGGGCGAACGCACCATGGTCTCGCACGGCCACGAGGCCCCCGCTCCCACGGCGCAGACCATCCGCGGCAGGACGTTCCCGCACTGCCCGCCACGCGCCCGCGCCGCCATCGCCTCCCTGGCCCCCGGCCGCAGCGAGCCCTGGGTCGCCACCGCGGCACGCAACGGCGCCCTGATCTTCGCCGACGTCGGCTGGGACGAGACCGGCCGCTGGGACCTGGACGCGCTGACCGGTCTCGACCACTGCGCGGCCTTCCTCCCCAACGCCGAGGAAGCGATGCGCTACACCCGGACCGACTGCCCGCGCGCGGCGGCCCACGCCCTGGCCGAGCGGGTGCCGCTGGCCGTGGTCACCCTCGGGGCGGACGGCGCCTACGCGGTCGACCGGACGACGGGAACCGCCGCCGAGGTACCCGCCATCGAGGTGGAAGCCCTCGACCCGACCGGCGCGGGCGACGTCTTCGTGGCGGGCTTCGTCACCGGCACACTGGCGGACTGGCCGCTCGCCGACCGCCTGGCCTTCGCCGGACTGACCGCCGCGCTCTCCGTGCAGGAGTTCGGCGGCTCACTGTCGGCCCCCGGCTGGTCGGAGATCGCCGCCTGGTGGCAGCAGGTACGCACCCACGCCGACCAGGACCCGGCGGCCCTTGAGCGGTACGCCTTCCTGGAGGACCTGCTGCCGGCCGCCACCCGCTCCTGGCCGCTGCGCCGCGCCGTACCGACCATCGGCTTCCGGCAGTAGCACGCGGGCGGCGAAAATCCCTCGGTGTTGTCGGTGCCAAGTCGTAGGCTTGGTGATCCAGAGGTTGTCGAGCAGACGAGAACCCTGCAACGGGAGGTATGTGCAGGCCCGAGGGCCGGCCCATGACTCAGACACCCACACAGCCGCAGGCGCGTGCCCAGATCCGGATTCCGGCCGCACACCCCATGGTGATGCTCCTGGGATCGGGCGACTCGCTGCTGCGCGTGATCGAGACGGCATTCCCGGCAGTCGACATCCACGTCCGGGGCAATGAAATCAGCGCTGTCGGGGACGCGCCTGACGTCCTCCTGATCCAGCGACTGTTCGACGAGATGGTGCTGGTGCTCCGCACCGGTCTGCCGATGACGGAGGACGCAGTGGAACGCTCGATCGCCATGCTCAGGGCGAGCGAGAACGGCGACGGGGACGGTCCCGAGACCCCCGCCGACGTACTCACCCAGAACATCCTGTCCAGCCGCGGCCGCACGATCCGCCCCAAGACCCTCAACCAGAAGCGGTACGTCGACGCGATCGACAAGCACACGATCGTCTTCGGTATCGGTCCCGCGGGCACCGGCAAGACCTATCTCGCCATGGCGAAGGCGGTCCAGGCGCTCCAGTCCAAGCAGGTCAGCCGGATCATCCTGACCCGGCCCGCCGTCGAGGCGGGAGAGCGGCTCGGCTTCCTGCCCGGCACGCTCTTCGACAAGATCGACCCGTATCTGCGCCCGCTCTACGACGCACTGCACGACATGCTCGACCCCGACTCGATCCCGCGGCTGATGGCGGCGGGCACGATCGAGGTGGCGCCCCTGGCGTACATGCGGGGCAGGTCGCAACCTGTCTTCACGAACGTCCTGACGCCGGATGGCTGGCGCGCCATCGGTGACCTTCAGGTCGGAGACCTGGTCATCGGCTCGAACGGCGAGCCGACCCCGGTTCTCGGTGTGTATCCGCAGGGCGAGAAGGACATCTACCGCGTCAGCGCCCAGGACGGTTCCTGGACCCTGTGCTGCGGTGAGCACCTGTGGACGGTCCGTACGGCGTCGGACAAGCGCAGGGACGAACCGTGGAGGGTGCTTGAGACGAAGGAGATGATCGGCAACCTCCGTGCGGCTCATGCGCGCCGCTACGAGTTGCCGATGCTGACCGCGCCGGTCTGCCAGCCCGAGCGCGAGGTCCCCATGGATCCGTACGCGCTCGGCCTGCTGCTGGGCGACGGTTCCTTGACCGGGTCCACCACGCCTTCCTTCGCGACGGGCGATCCCGAGCCGGCCATGGCCCTGGAGACCTCGCTTCCAGGGGCCGTCGTGCGGTACAAGGGAGGACCGGACCATGTCCTGAACCGCGTGAAGTCACCTGGCGACGTGGTCACCTTGGAGAACCCGGTCACCCGTTCTCTGCGTGCACTCGACCTCATGGGCACCCGCTCGCACTCCGAGTTCATCCCGGACGTGTACTTGCACAACTCCGCCGAGGTGCGGTTGGCCCTGCTCCAGGGGCTTCTTGACGCGGACGGCGGACCGGTCACCCAGACCGACCGCACGTGCCGCATCCAGTACACGACCACGTCGATCGTCCTGCGGGACGACGTCATCGCGCTGGTCCAGTCGCTGGGTGGTGTCGCTTACACCCGCCGTCGGCAGGCCGAGGGCCGGGCGCCGGGGCTCGCGAAGGGCCGCGAAGTCCACCACCGCTACGACGCGCACGTCGTCGACATCCGTCTTCCGGATGGCGTGGAGCCGTTCCGTCTCGCCCGTAAGCGCGATACGTATCACGCGGCAGGGGGCGGTGGCCGCCCCATGCGTTTCATCGACAGCATCGAGCCCGCAGGCCGCGAGGAGTCCGTCTGTATCCAGGTGGCGGCCGAGGACTCGCTGTACGTCACCCAGGACTACCTGCTGACCCACAACACACTCAATGACGCCTTCATCATTCTCGACGAGGCGCAGAACACCAGCGCCGAACAGATGAAGATGTTCCTGACCCGGCTCGGCTTCGACTCGAAGATCGTCGTCACCGGTGACGTCACCCAGGTCGACCTGCCGAGCGGCACCAAGAGCGGTCTGCGGCAGGTCCAGGACATCCTGGAAGGCGTCCAGGACGTCCACTTCTCCCGGCTCACCTCCCAGGATGTCGTCCGGCACAAGCTGGTCGGCCGTATCGTCGACGCGTACGAGAAGTACGACAGCCGAGAAAGCCCCAACGGGAAGTAGTCACAGCGCACCATGTCGATCGACGTCAACAACGAGTCCGGAACCGAGGTCGACGAGCAGGCGATCCTCGACATCGCCCGCTACGCACTGGCACGGATGCGCATCCACGCGCTCTCCGAGCTCTCGGTGATCGTGGTGGACAGCGACGCCATGGAGCAGCTCCACATCCAGTGGATGGACCTTCCTGGCCCGACCGATGTCATGTCCTTCCCGATGGACGAACTGCGTCCGCCGATCAAGGACGACGAGGAGCCCCCGCAGGGGCTTCTCGGTGACATCGTGCTCTGCCCGGAGGTCGCCAAGCGGCAGGGCGAGGAGGCGGAGACGGGGCACTCCATGGACGAGGAGCTCCAGCTCCTCACCGTCCACGGTGTGCTGCACCTCCTCGGGTACGACCATGAGGAGCCGGACGAGAAGGCCGAGATGTTCGGCCTCCAGGCGGCGATCGTGGACGGCTGGCGCGGCGAGCGCGGGCTGACCGGCCCCTCCCCGGCCCCCACGGTCTCGTGAGCACGCCCCTCATCTCCGGCGCCGTCCTGCTGCTCGTCGTCGGCTGGCTCGCGGCCTGTGCGGAGGCGGGCATCGCCCGTACGTCGAGCTTCCGGGCCGCCGAGGCGGTCCGGTCCGGGCGGCGCGGCAGCGCCAAGCTGGAACAGGTCGCGGCCGACCCGACGCGTTATCTCAACGTGGCCCTGCTGGTGCGGGTCGCCTGCGAGATGTCGGCCGGGGTGCTGGTCACGTACGCCTGTCTGAAGGAATTCCCGGAGACCTGGGAGGCGCTGGCCGTGGCGATGGGCGTCATGGTCCTCGTCTCGTACGTCGCCATCGGGGTCTCCCCGCGCACCATCGGCCGCCAGCACCCGCTGAACACGGCGACGGCTGCGGCGTACGTCCTGCTGCCGCTGGCCAGGATCATGGGGCCGATTCCGCAGCTGCTGATCCTTCTCGGCAACGCGCTGACCCCCGGCAAGGGCTTCCGCAAGGGGCCGTTCGCCAGCGAGGCCGAACTGCGTGCCATGGTCGACCTGGCCGAGCAGGAGTCGCTGATCGAGGACGACGAGCGCCGCATGGTGCACTCGGTCTTCGAACTCGGCGACACGCTCGCACGCGAGGTGATGGTTCCGCGCACGGACCTGGTCTGCATCGAGCGTTACAAGACGATCCGCCAGGCACTGACGCTGGCGCTGCGCTCGGGCTTCTCGCGCATACCGGTGACCGGGGAGAACGAGGACGACATCGTCGGCATGGTGTATCTGAAGGACCTGGTCCGCAAGACGCACGTCAACCGGGAGTCGGAGGCCGATCCGGTCTCCACGGCGATGCGGCCGGCCGCGTTCGTGCCGGACACGAAGAACGCCGGCGATCTGCTGCGCGAGATGCAGCAGGACCGCAGCCATGTCGCCGTCGTCATCGACGAGTACGGCGGCACGGCGGGCATCGTCACCATCGAGGACATCCTGGAGGAGATCGTCGGCGAGATCACCGACGAGTACGACCGTGAGCTGCCGCCCGTGCAGCCGCTGGAGAACGGCCGCTTCCGGGTCACGGCCAGGCTCGACATCGGCGACCTCGGGGAGCTCTTCGGCCTCGACGAGTACGACGACGAAGACGTCGAGACGGTGGGCGGCCTCCTCGCCAAGGCGCTGGGCAGGGTCCCGATCGCGGGCGCATCGTCCGTGGTGGACCTCCCCGACGGCCGCAGGCTCCGGCTGACCGCCGAGTCTCCTGCGGGCCGCCGGAACAAGATCGTCACGGTGCTGGCGGAACCGCAGGAGGCGGAGACCGTATGACGCCGCAGGAGCTGAGGGCGTTCTGTCTGGAGTTCAACGCGAGCGTGGAGGAATTCCCGTTCGGGCCCGAGGCATCGGTCTTCAAGGTGCTCGGCAAGATGTTCGCGCTCAGTGTGCTGGACGCCCGCCCGCTGACGGTGAACCTGAAGTGCGACCCGGACGACGCGATCCGGCTCCGTGAGGAGCACGACGCGATCGTTCCGGGCCGGCACATGAACAAGCGCCACTGGAACACCGTGACGGTCTCCGGCCTCCCCGACGGAATGGTCCGGGAGCTGATCGAGGACTCCTACGACCTGGTGGTGGCGGGCCTGCCGAAGGCGGAACGGCTCCGCCTCGACCGCCCCTGACCGCGGTCGTGGCTCTGGCTTATGCTCGGGCCATGACCGAGAGCACCGACCCCCAGAGCACCGCACCCGCAGCCGAGGACCGCAAGCTCATCACGCTGGCCCGCTCCACGCGGGCGCGCAACGGAGTGCCCGAGGGCGCCGCCGTCCGTGACGAGACAGGGCGCACATACGTCGCGGGCACCGTCGATCTCGGCTCGCTCAAGCTCAGCGCCCTGCGGACCGCGGTCGCGATGGCCGTGGCGAGCGGCGCGAAGTCCCTGGAGGCTGCGGCCGTGGTCACCGAGGCCGGGACCCCGGCGGACGAGGACCGTGCGGCGGTGCGCGACCTGGGCGGCCCGCAGACCCCGGTGCTGCTGGCAGGCCCCGACGGGACCGTGCGGCTCACCATCCAGGCCGGCTGAATCCTGGTCCGGCCGTCCGGCCGTCCGGCCGTTCCGTCGTCCGCCCCTTCGGCTGACCGCGTGGGCGGACCTCCCGACAGGAGCGAAACCTTCCCAAGTCCCTGAAGAATCAAGGGTCTTTCCCTTGTAATCGCTGCTCCGCTGCGCATCAATGAACAGCAGTTCATCCGACGGACCGTCAGATATGCGGACGGCCGGGTCCGGGGTGCGAGCCGCAGCCCCGTACCGCCTCCGGCCGTCCGGCCCTCCGCGCGGCGCGCTTCCCCGCCCGCGGACGGTCCGCGCACACCCTCCACGCAGCCCTGCAGCGCTGTGCCCGTACGCCGTAGACCGGACCACGGGCCCGGTGGGACCCCCTGTGCGGATCCGTGCGCCTTCGTGCGGCAGACGACAACTCCCTGACAAGGGAAGGGGAACCGAATGAGACCCAGCAGACTCGGTATCGGTGCGGCCCTGGCCGCGGGCGCCCTCGCCGTGAGCGGACTGGCGCTCGCGCCTGCCGCGGCGGCGGTGACGCCGACGGACGCCAAGGCGGACTACGACTGCGGGAGCTTCGGCGGTGGCGACGCCAACCTCCGGGCCGTGCAGTCGGGCAGCAGCATCACCATCACCGTCAGCACCTCCGTCGTCACGCCTCTGCCCATCGGGGCGGGCGCCGCGACCACCACACTCAAGCTGACCCGTAACGGCGGTCCGGCAACGGCCACCTTCGCGGGCAGCAGCAACCCGTCCATCCCGGCGTTCAGCGCGTTCCGCAGCGGGCCGCTGACCAGCGCCACCGCTTTCGCTCCCGGTAACACCCTCGACTCGTACTTCGCGGGTACCGCGCTCACGCTCAAGATCTTCGGTACGACGGTCGCCTGCGAAGCGGTCACCTCGCAGACTCCGGGGCCGTTCGTCGTCAACTGACCGGTCCTGGTTGCCCCACGGCCGCTGCCGCCGCACCGATCGGCGGCAGCGGCCCACCGGCGTTCCTGTCATCCGGTGCGCACCGGACCTGCCGCTTGACAGCGGAAGTTGACAGTATCTGATGGACCATCAGCTCAGACATTTCGCGTGCCTTGACTTCTTCTGCCGGTCGGTCGTCAATGGCCGCCCGTAGGCGCAGAAGCACCACAGAGCCGCTGCGCCCACACCATCAGGAGGGGGCACGAACCATGGCACAACTGGGACCGCCGAGCCGAAGATCCGCTGGGCGAAGGCGCCGTTGGGCGGCAGTCGTGGGGGTGACCGCACTCGCGGTCGCCGGGGGAGGGGTGCTGGCGCCCCCCGCCGGAGCGACGGCCGGGGCCTCGGCGGCGGTGGACTTCGCCACCCGCTGCGTGCCGCCGCCGATCGCGGGCATCCCGCCGATCGAGGGCACGACCACCGCGCAGATCACCGTCGACAACACCACTCCCACGGTGGGTGACACGGTCACCGTGACCTACAAGGTCGTCAAGCCGGCGGCCAGCAACCCCGTGGACCTGCCGTTGCCCGCCGACATCATGACGCCCACCGGGAAGCTGACCCTGGCCGGGGCCCAGACCGGCTCCGTCACCGTCACGGGGCCGAAGAAGAACGCACCGGTGCCCGGCCTGGGTGAGTTCCCGCCCTTCGAGATGACCGGCACCTTCGTGGTCACCGCACCCGGCGAGATCAGGCTGTCGCCCGGTGACTACAACATCCACACCAGCTACCTCATGGAGCTGGACACCCCCTGCACAGTGAAGAACCCGCCCGCCCCGGTCTCCGAGACGATCACCGCGACGGGCGGTGGCGGCCCGGTCAACGAACGCGCCATCACCCTGGGCACGGCTTCGGGGAAGCCCGGAGAGCGGGTGACCGTGACCGGAACCAGGTTCACCCCGGACGCCGAGGTGACCGTCGCCGGCTGGAACGGCTCCGCGCCGACCGCCGACAAGATCACCTCCAAGGTGGCCGCCGGTGGCGGCTTCACCTTCCGGCCGAAGATCACCGATCCGTCGACCATCGGCATCGTCGCGTTCGAGGGCACGAGCTGGGACCCGGCGAAGGGCGCGGGCCCTGCCGCGTACTCCCTCGTCGGCGACGTGCCCCCGCTCAGTCAGCGGATCGACACCCTGGTGAAGGGCGGCAGCCTGTCCATGACCCAGGTCGGCGACACCGTCGAGCTGACGGCAGTCGACTTCGGCAAGGGCGGCGCGTCCACCGGGGCGCTGAACACGGTGACGGTCAAGGACTTCCGCGGCGGACCCGCGGGCTGGTCCCTGACCGGCAGAGTCACCGACTTCACCGGTCCGGGCGGCGCGGCCGTCGACGCCGGGGAGCTGAGCTGGACCCCGGCCTGCGCGACCAAGGCCGGCAGCCCGAGTACGTGTGCCGCCGGCTCCGAGGGCGCTGTCGGCAGTGCGGGGGCGACCCTGGCCTCCACACCGAACGCCGCTTTCACCGGCGGCGAGTTCACCGTCGACGCCGGGCTCTCCCTCGACGTACCCGAGTTCACGGCCCCCGGTGCCTACTCCGGCGTCCTGACCCTCACCCTCTCCTGAGACCTGTCACCCACGGCAGGCCGGACGCGCACCCGTCCGGCCCGCCCCGAACCCGGGGGTCCGCACCGTGCGCAGACTGTCCGCACTGCTCCTGGCCGCGACCGCCCTGCTGTACGCCGCCCCGGGCACCGCCCGGGCCGCCGACAACGGGGAGTGGTCCGTCGAGCCCGCGTCCTTCGGGACGGGGCGCCCGTACTTCTACCTCTCCACCGGTCCCGGCACCACGCTCACCGACCGGGTCACCGTGACCAACAAGACCGCCCGCCCCCTGACCTTCCGGCTGTACGCCGCCGACGCCTACAACACGGCCCGCGACGGCGGCTTCGCCGTCCGCACCCACGACGAGCCCAGGCGGGGAGTCGGCGCCTGGGCGAAGCCGGCCCGCGACCGGGTCACGGTCCCCGCGCGCTCCTCGGTCACCGTCCCGTACACCCTCAACGTCCCCGAGGCCGCGGAGCCGGGCGACCATCCCGGTGCGATCGTGGCCCTCGACGAGCGCGTCGCCCCCGGCGGGCCGGGCGCGGTCGCCGTCGGCGTCCGGAGGGCGGTCGCGGCCCGGGTCTATCTGCGGGTGAACGGGCCGACCATGCCCGCCCTCACCGTCGAAGACCTGTCGGTCGAGCACACCCGGCCGCTGATCCCCGGCACCGGGACGAGCCGCGCCGTCATCTCGTACACGCTCCACAACCGCGGCAACGTCACGCTCAGTCCCGAGGTCGTCCTGAGGGCCGAGGGCCTCTTCGGCCGGACGCTGCTCGCCCGCGATCTGAAGAAGATCCCCTCCGAACTGCTGCCCCGCCAGAAGGTCCGGCTCACCGAACCCTGGGCCGGCGCCCCCCAGCTGGAATGGGGCCGGATCGAGCTCACCGCGGGCGCGCGGGACACCAGGGAGACCGCGGGGGTCTCGTACATCGCGCTGCCCTGGCCGTTCGCAGCGGTTCTGCTGGTGATCGTCGCAACGGGTACGGGCCTGTGGATACGGGCACGCCGACGCCGTCCGCACCCCTCCTGAGGCGTCCCCGGCAAGGTCCGCGGCGGCCCGTTGTACACCGCAGCCGCCGCGATCGGGGAGAATGGGCGCCATGAGCGCTCGTACCCTTGAGAACAACGCCCCCCATCGGGCCGGCTTCGCCTGCTTCGTGGGCCGCCCCAACGCGGGCAAGTCCACCCTCACGAACGCTCTGGTCGGTCAGAAGGTGGCGATCACCTCGAACCGCCCCCAGACCACCCGGCACACGGTGCGCGGCATCGTGCACCGTGAGGACGCGCAGCTGATCCTGGTCGACACCCCCGGCCTCCACAAGCCGCGCACACTGCTCGGGGAACGGCTGAACGACGTCGTGCGGACCACCTGGGCCGAGGTCGACGTCATCGGCTTCTGCCTGCCCGCCGACCAGAAGCTCGGCCCCGGCGACAAGTTCATCATCAAGGAACTCGCGGGCATCAAGAAGACGCCGAAGATCGCGATCATCACGAAGACCGACCTGGTCAACTCCAAGACACTCCGCGAGCAGCTACTGGCCGTCTCCCGCCTCGGCGAGGAGCTCGGCTTCCAGTGGGCCGAGATCATCCCGGTCTCCGCGGTCAAGGGTGACCAGGTGGATCTGCTGGCCGACCTGATCGCCCCGCTGCTCCCGGAGAGTCCGCCGCTCTACCCGGAGGGTGACCTCACCGACGAGCCCGAGATGGTGATGGTCGCGGAACTGATCCGCGAGGCCGCGCTGGAAGGCGTGCGGGACGAGCTGCCGCACTCGATCGCGGTGGTCGTCGAGGAGATGCTGCCGCGCGAGGACCGGCCGGCGGACAGGCCGCTGCTGGACATCCACGCGAACGTGTACATCGAGCGGCCCAGCCAGAAGGGCATCATCATCGGCCCGCAGGGCAAGCGGCTCAAGGAAGTCGGCACGAAGTCGCGCAAGCACATCGAGGCGCTGCTCGGTACGCCGGTCTTCCTGGACCTGCACGTGAAGGTTGCCAAGGACTGGCAGCGGGACCCGAAGCAGCTGCGCAAGCTCGGCTTCTAGGTTCCGGGTTCTTCCTGGCTACGTGGATCTCACGCACCCTCCTTGAGGATGCGTGAGATCAGCGTGCGCTGGGCCTCGGTCAGTGCGGGGTCAGCGCAGTGCACGGTCCGGTCGCCGACCGTGATCCGGTAGCGGAAGCCGTCCGGGACGCCGGGGGCGGGCTCGGCCTGGCCGGTGATGAGCGCGGATTCGGCCAGGGCCTCCCAGTCGGCCGCGTCGGGCAGGGCCGTGGTGTCCACCTCGCGGTGGCGTGCGATGCCGGCGAATCCGCCGGTCCGGCTCACCTGAATCCGCATGGGTCCCCTGCCTGGTCGGTGGTGCGGGTTGTTGACCGTGCGTGTGGTTGTGCAGTGCGGTCGTGCCATGTCCTCAAACGCCGGACGGGCTCGAAAGATGCCCTCAATCGCCGGGCGGGCTCGAAAGATGCCCTCAATCGCCGGGCGGGCTTGGAGTGCCGGGCTGGTTTGAAGGGTGCTCTCAGTCGCCGGGCGGGCTTGGAGTGGCCGGACCGGACTGACGTGGCGGATGGCGTCGGGGTGACCGGGCCGGTCCGAAGGGCCCGGACCGGCCCGGCCCAGGCGGTCAGGTCGGGCTAGGTGGTGGGTACGCCTACCTCCGACCAGGCCTTTGTCACCGCCTCCGCCTCGTCTCCCGTGCCGAAGCGGGTCTTCGCCGCTGTCACCGTCAGTCGGGCGAACGTCGCGAAGTCCGCGTCCGAGGCCAGTTCGCCGCCCGTGAGGACGTCGAACCAGATCTGGCCCGCCCGTTCCCACGCCTTGCCGCCGAGTGCGGTGGCCAGCAGGTGGAACGCGCGGTTGGGGATGCCGGAG belongs to Streptomyces finlayi and includes:
- a CDS encoding protealysin inhibitor emfourin; translation: MRIQVSRTGGFAGIARHREVDTTALPDAADWEALAESALITGQAEPAPGVPDGFRYRITVGDRTVHCADPALTEAQRTLISRILKEGA
- a CDS encoding cytidine deaminase, which encodes MTESTDPQSTAPAAEDRKLITLARSTRARNGVPEGAAVRDETGRTYVAGTVDLGSLKLSALRTAVAMAVASGAKSLEAAAVVTEAGTPADEDRAAVRDLGGPQTPVLLAGPDGTVRLTIQAG
- a CDS encoding beta-xylosidase codes for the protein MAQLGPPSRRSAGRRRRWAAVVGVTALAVAGGGVLAPPAGATAGASAAVDFATRCVPPPIAGIPPIEGTTTAQITVDNTTPTVGDTVTVTYKVVKPAASNPVDLPLPADIMTPTGKLTLAGAQTGSVTVTGPKKNAPVPGLGEFPPFEMTGTFVVTAPGEIRLSPGDYNIHTSYLMELDTPCTVKNPPAPVSETITATGGGGPVNERAITLGTASGKPGERVTVTGTRFTPDAEVTVAGWNGSAPTADKITSKVAAGGGFTFRPKITDPSTIGIVAFEGTSWDPAKGAGPAAYSLVGDVPPLSQRIDTLVKGGSLSMTQVGDTVELTAVDFGKGGASTGALNTVTVKDFRGGPAGWSLTGRVTDFTGPGGAAVDAGELSWTPACATKAGSPSTCAAGSEGAVGSAGATLASTPNAAFTGGEFTVDAGLSLDVPEFTAPGAYSGVLTLTLS
- the era gene encoding GTPase Era, with product MGAMSARTLENNAPHRAGFACFVGRPNAGKSTLTNALVGQKVAITSNRPQTTRHTVRGIVHREDAQLILVDTPGLHKPRTLLGERLNDVVRTTWAEVDVIGFCLPADQKLGPGDKFIIKELAGIKKTPKIAIITKTDLVNSKTLREQLLAVSRLGEELGFQWAEIIPVSAVKGDQVDLLADLIAPLLPESPPLYPEGDLTDEPEMVMVAELIREAALEGVRDELPHSIAVVVEEMLPREDRPADRPLLDIHANVYIERPSQKGIIIGPQGKRLKEVGTKSRKHIEALLGTPVFLDLHVKVAKDWQRDPKQLRKLGF
- a CDS encoding MmcQ/YjbR family DNA-binding protein translates to MTPQELRAFCLEFNASVEEFPFGPEASVFKVLGKMFALSVLDARPLTVNLKCDPDDAIRLREEHDAIVPGRHMNKRHWNTVTVSGLPDGMVRELIEDSYDLVVAGLPKAERLRLDRP
- a CDS encoding hemolysin family protein, whose amino-acid sequence is MSTPLISGAVLLLVVGWLAACAEAGIARTSSFRAAEAVRSGRRGSAKLEQVAADPTRYLNVALLVRVACEMSAGVLVTYACLKEFPETWEALAVAMGVMVLVSYVAIGVSPRTIGRQHPLNTATAAAYVLLPLARIMGPIPQLLILLGNALTPGKGFRKGPFASEAELRAMVDLAEQESLIEDDERRMVHSVFELGDTLAREVMVPRTDLVCIERYKTIRQALTLALRSGFSRIPVTGENEDDIVGMVYLKDLVRKTHVNRESEADPVSTAMRPAAFVPDTKNAGDLLREMQQDRSHVAVVIDEYGGTAGIVTIEDILEEIVGEITDEYDRELPPVQPLENGRFRVTARLDIGDLGELFGLDEYDDEDVETVGGLLAKALGRVPIAGASSVVDLPDGRRLRLTAESPAGRRNKIVTVLAEPQEAETV
- a CDS encoding WxL protein peptidoglycan domain-containing protein produces the protein MRRLSALLLAATALLYAAPGTARAADNGEWSVEPASFGTGRPYFYLSTGPGTTLTDRVTVTNKTARPLTFRLYAADAYNTARDGGFAVRTHDEPRRGVGAWAKPARDRVTVPARSSVTVPYTLNVPEAAEPGDHPGAIVALDERVAPGGPGAVAVGVRRAVAARVYLRVNGPTMPALTVEDLSVEHTRPLIPGTGTSRAVISYTLHNRGNVTLSPEVVLRAEGLFGRTLLARDLKKIPSELLPRQKVRLTEPWAGAPQLEWGRIELTAGARDTRETAGVSYIALPWPFAAVLLVIVATGTGLWIRARRRRPHPS